One genomic region from Leptolyngbyaceae cyanobacterium JSC-12 encodes:
- a CDS encoding hypothetical protein (IMG reference gene:2510095130) produces the protein MVDPALIWITGASRSGKTTRLIRQFCTWMQIETPSFSASQLAPLPQELPLAEKSVAAATPPNALVFSAIGDNRIDLSDRLAVATHGKCSVYSTTPLGFFQDEITLFYPLLVQQIGVSAQFPLRLNPENEQELATQLWQPELDAVISQQSAVNSDRLVRRMLDLLQLSALAGITIDELPTILLQGLEGQETELPLPFEQVAMLLNRWQQWCLERGLLSFGLMAGLYWQYLLPNPTYQQHLARRFQILLADDVDEYPAITRSLFEVLINQGIQAAFTFNPDGAVRLGLGADPNYLAELAHRCQIETLRERPVPALETEWGAAIAEFVMNPLAFVALPEAVRTIQTPSRAELLRRTADVIIEAVETQQIEPREIAIIAPGLDAIARYAFMDILSKHKIYIASLNEQRPLNSFPIIRALLTLLALVYPGLGRLVDRDAIAEMLVVLSPKKHYSATPDIDSQVPIFSSLIDPVRAGLLADYCFAPHPNRPRLLSPTTFPRWNRLGYQASEAYQSILHWIERQQGQLDQHLIPNPVALCDRAIQHFFLGGGTLPYNQLAAIRQLIETIQHYWEVNTRLRKEQRSDLPASAILTRFIQLLQTGTITANPYPVRPIGPESNAVTLATVFQYRSNRGAHRWQFWLDAGSSRWLSGIDALFAAHLFLHDWSGHTWTGADTLKANEQRLRRILLDLLGRASERVYLCHSDLATSGQEQTGVLLPLVNLVTQVS, from the coding sequence TTGGTTGACCCTGCACTTATTTGGATTACAGGAGCTAGCCGCAGTGGAAAGACCACTCGCCTAATTCGCCAATTTTGTACCTGGATGCAGATTGAAACGCCTTCATTTTCCGCATCCCAGCTAGCCCCTTTGCCCCAAGAACTGCCTCTGGCTGAGAAATCGGTTGCTGCTGCCACTCCTCCTAATGCATTAGTCTTTTCAGCCATTGGTGATAATCGGATTGACCTGAGCGATCGCCTGGCTGTTGCAACCCACGGTAAGTGTTCAGTTTATTCCACCACACCGCTTGGCTTCTTTCAGGACGAAATCACGTTATTCTATCCGTTGTTAGTGCAACAGATAGGAGTCAGTGCCCAGTTTCCACTCCGGCTCAATCCTGAGAATGAACAGGAACTGGCAACCCAACTCTGGCAACCCGAACTCGATGCTGTTATCAGTCAGCAATCTGCTGTTAATTCAGACCGTCTAGTGCGGCGCATGCTTGACTTGTTACAGTTGTCTGCACTGGCAGGAATTACCATCGATGAACTGCCAACAATTTTGCTACAAGGTCTGGAAGGGCAGGAAACCGAGCTACCCTTGCCATTTGAGCAAGTCGCTATGTTGCTTAACCGCTGGCAGCAATGGTGCCTAGAACGGGGGTTGCTTTCCTTTGGGCTAATGGCAGGGTTGTATTGGCAATACCTGTTGCCAAATCCCACCTATCAGCAGCACCTGGCACGCCGCTTTCAAATACTATTAGCCGATGATGTGGATGAATATCCTGCGATTACTCGCTCCCTGTTTGAGGTCTTGATTAATCAGGGGATTCAGGCTGCTTTTACCTTTAATCCTGATGGAGCAGTGCGGTTAGGGTTGGGTGCAGACCCCAACTATCTGGCAGAATTAGCACACCGGTGCCAGATTGAGACCCTAAGAGAGCGACCTGTTCCAGCGTTAGAAACTGAGTGGGGAGCGGCGATCGCTGAATTTGTCATGAACCCGCTGGCATTTGTGGCGCTGCCAGAAGCTGTACGAACTATCCAAACTCCGTCCCGAGCAGAACTGTTGCGCCGCACCGCAGATGTCATTATTGAAGCGGTTGAAACCCAGCAGATAGAGCCACGAGAGATTGCCATCATTGCCCCTGGCTTGGATGCGATCGCCCGTTATGCCTTTATGGATATTCTTAGCAAACACAAGATTTACATCGCCTCCCTCAATGAGCAGCGACCACTCAATAGTTTTCCGATAATTCGTGCACTGCTTACTCTCCTGGCGCTGGTTTATCCAGGTTTGGGGCGCTTGGTAGATCGGGACGCGATCGCCGAAATGCTTGTCGTTTTAAGCCCCAAAAAACATTACTCAGCAACACCAGATATAGATTCCCAAGTGCCAATTTTCTCCTCTTTGATTGATCCGGTGCGTGCTGGCTTGCTAGCTGACTACTGCTTTGCCCCCCATCCTAATCGCCCCCGCCTCTTATCACCCACAACTTTTCCTCGCTGGAATCGGTTGGGCTATCAGGCATCGGAGGCTTATCAAAGCATTCTGCACTGGATCGAAAGGCAACAGGGGCAATTAGACCAACACCTGATTCCCAATCCAGTAGCACTATGCGATCGTGCCATTCAACATTTTTTCCTCGGTGGCGGAACCTTGCCCTACAATCAACTCGCTGCTATCCGCCAACTGATCGAAACCATCCAACATTATTGGGAAGTTAATACTCGCCTGCGCAAAGAGCAACGTAGTGACTTGCCCGCCTCAGCCATCCTCACCCGCTTTATTCAACTGCTGCAAACTGGAACAATTACGGCTAACCCTTACCCTGTGCGCCCCATCGGTCCAGAAAGCAACGCTGTCACCCTGGCAACAGTGTTTCAATATCGGTCTAATCGAGGTGCTCACCGCTGGCAATTCTGGCTAGATGCTGGTTCCTCTCGCTGGCTCAGTGGAATTGATGCACTGTTTGCTGCCCACCTGTTTTTGCATGATTGGTCAGGGCATACCTGGACAGGCGCAGATACGCTCAAGGCGAATGAACAACGGCTACGACGAATTTTGCTCGATCTATTGGGACGAGCAAGTGAGCGGGTTTATTTGTGTCACAGCGATTTGGCAACCAGCGGTCAAGAGCAAACTGGAGTGTTATTGCCGCTGGTGAATCTGGTAACACAGGTATCGTGA